One genomic region from Osmerus mordax isolate fOsmMor3 chromosome 4, fOsmMor3.pri, whole genome shotgun sequence encodes:
- the cmip gene encoding C-Maf-inducing protein: protein MDFNSSGGGNELHNNQFYQSEESKPLLEEMSGPTAPEGNNNNKLGAGPCKRTLLHCSSGMRYKLLQEGDIQVCVVKHPRTFLSKILTSKFLRRWEPHHLTLTDSSLASATPTGYMETALSYSTIEDLQLLSWDNAPKYCVQLSFPGGTVLLQAANSYLRDQWFHSLQWKKKIYKYRKVLNNPSRWEVVLKEIRSLVDLALTSPLQDESIHQAPLHIISTLLAENTNLSPQDHENIIVAIAPLLENNHPPPDLCEFFCKHCRERPRSMVVIEVFTPVVQRILKHNMDFGKCPRLRLFTQEYILALNELNAGMEVVKKFIHSMHGPTGQCPHPRVLPNLVAVCLAAIYSCYEDYINSRDNSPSLKEIRNGCQQQNDRKPPLPLRLLRPEPPPAPPPPALLPLSPPPPGPVPPAPTLPLSPPPSIVNSSEILVELERSNNQANVRRRSPAGGDGEPNLIDCLLVSPALNTLSIQLPAQADRVLGCFALILKMLSDYDDWRPALASLLQPIPFPKEGLAHSKFTKELKHVIHRFAEDPRQEVHSCLLSVRSGKDGWFQLYSPGGVACDDDGELFASMVHILMGSCYKTKKFLLSLAENKLGPCMLLALRGNQTMVEILCLMLEYNIIDNKDTQLQIISTLESTLVGLRMYEQLCDRQRELKELQRKGGPTRLTLPSKSTDADLARLLSSGSFGNLENLSLAFTNVTSACAEQLIKLPSLKQLNLWSTQFGDAGLRLLSEHLACLQVLNLCETPVTDAGLLALSSMKSLCSLNMNSTKLTADTYEDLKAKLPNLKEVDVRYTEAW from the exons ATGGATTTCAACAGCAGCGGCGGGGGCAATGAGCTACACAACAACCAGTTCTATCAGTCCGAGGAGAGCAAGCCTTTGCTCGAGGAGATGTCTGGGCCGACAGCGCCGGAGggaaataataacaacaagctAGGAGCCGGGCCGTGCAAGAgaacccttctccactgcaGCAGCGGGATGCGATATAAACTGTTGCAGGAGGGTgacatccaggtgtgtgtggtcaaaCACCCTCGGACCTTCCTCAGCAAAATCCTAACCTCGAAATTCTTACGGAGATGGGAGCCGCACCACCTCACTCTGACAGACAGCAGTCTCGCTTCTGCGACG ccCACTGGCTACATGGAGACGGCCCTGTCCTACAGCACCATTGAGGACCTGCAGCTGCTGTCCTGGGATAACGCCCCCAAGTACTGCGTCCAGCTCAGCTTCCCTGGTGGTACCGTACTGCtgcag GCTGCCAACAGCTACCTGAGGGACCAGTGGTTTCATTCCCTCCAGTGGAAG AAAAAGATCTATAAGTACCGTAAGGTTCTGAACAACCCGAGTCGCTGGGAGGTGGTTCTGAAAGAGATCCGTTCCCTGGTGGACCTGGCCTTGACCTCCCCTCTGCAGGACGAGTCCATACACCAGGCCCCTCTTCACATCATCTCTACCCTGCTGGCAGag AACACCAACCTCAGCCCTCAGGACCACGAGAACATCATAGTG gccaTCGCTCCTCTGTTAGAAAACAACCACCCACCTCCCGACCTGTGTGAGTTTTTCTGCAAG cacTGTCGTGAGAGACCTCGCTCCATGGTGGTGATCGAGGTGTTCACTCCTGTGGTGCAGAGAATCCTCAAACACAACATG gattttgGTAAGTGCCCCAGACTGCGTCTCTTCACCCAGGAGTACATCTTGGCTCTGAATGAGCTCAACGCCGGCATGGAGGTGGTGAAGAAGTTCATTCACAG CATGCACGGTCCGACAGGGCAATGCCCTCACCCACGCGTCCTGCCCAACCTGGTAGCAGTGTGCCTGGCAGCCATCTACTCCTGCTACGAGGACTACATCAACAG ccgAGACAACTCCCCCAGCCTGAAGGAGATCAGGAACGGCTGCCAGCAGCAGAACGACCGcaagccccccctgcccctccgccTCCTGCGCCCCGagcccccgcccgcccccccgccccctgccctcctccccctctccccccctccgcccggccccgtcccccccgccccaacgctgcccctctcccccccgccctccatcGTCAACTCCAGCGAGAtcctggtggagctggagcGCAGCAACAACCAGGCCAACGTGCGCAGGAGGTCCCCAGCGGGGGGCGACGGCGAGCCCAACCTGATCGACTGCCTGCTGGTGAGCCCCGCCCTCAACACCCTCTCCATCCAGCTGCCCGCCCAGGCCGACCGCGTCCTCGGCTGCTTCGCCCTCATCCTCAAGATGCT GTCTGACTATGATGACTGGAGACCCGCTCTAGCCAGCCTGCTGCAGCCCATTCCCTTCCCCAAAGA gGGCCTTGCTCATTCCAAGTTTACAAA GGAGCTCAAACATGTCATTCACCGGTTTGCAGAGGATCCGAGACAGgag GTCCACTCCTGTCTGCTCAGTGTGCGTTCTGGGAAGGATGGCTGGTTCCAGTTGTACAGTCCAGGGGGTGTGGCTTGTGATGATGACGGGGAACTGTTTGCCAGTATG GTCCACATCTTAATGGGGTCCTGTTACAAGACTAAGaagttccttctctccctggccGAGAACAAGCTAGGTCCCTGTATGCTTCTGGCTCTCCGCGGCAACCAGaccatggtggag atccTGTGTCTGATGCTGGAGTATAACATCATAGACAACAAGGACACCCAGCTCCAGATCATCTCCACGCTGGAGAGCACCTTGGTGGGCCTGCGCATGTACGAGCAGCTCTGCGATCGGCAGAGAGAGCTCAAAGAGCTG cAAAGAAAAGGAGGTCCTACCCGTCTCACTCTGCCCTCCAAATCCACG gacgctGACCTGGCCAGGCTGCTTAGTTCCGGTTCCTTTGGGAACCTGGAGAACCTGAGTCTGGCCTTCACCAACGTCACCAGTGCCTGTGCTGAGCAACTCATCAAGCTCCCCTCTCTCAAACAGCTCAACCTCTGGTCCACACAG ttTGGAGACGCTGGACTGCGGTTGCTGTCAGAACACCTGGCCTGTTTACAGGTGTTGAATCTGTGTGAGACTCCTGTGACCGACGCAGGCCTGCTGGCCCTGAGCT CCATGAAGAGCCTGTGTAGTCTGAACATGAACAGCACCAAGCTGACGGCCGACACCTATGAAGACCTGAAG GCTAAACTGCCCAACCTGAAGGAGGTGGATGTCCGCTACACAGAGGCTTGGTGA
- the gan gene encoding gigaxonin: MPDPDAVAGGSVVSDPQHSQKLLRALRSLCKEQCFQDSVLVLDGERIPVQRNILAAASPYIRTKLNYNPPKEDGSIYTIELQGISVPIMEQILEYIFTGEISLSEDTIQDMVQAADLLLLTDLKSLCCQFLESCICADNCIGIRLFSLHYCLHHVHHSATDFLQTHFRDVAVSDEYRELPPERVCELLAMEKLNVGSEKHVLEAAVRWLGHDLEDRRVHMKEVMSAVWVQGLDVPYLREQALGEPLMREVVREYCQAPLGGAPLQGEEMLAAFKPRGYSECIVTVGGEDRTTRKPSAATRCMCPLYDLNKQLWIDLEPMSVARTGHGAVTADGYLFVIGGMDETKTPLNSGERYDPESNTWTAIPPMKQARQNFGIVEMDGLVFVLGGENGETELLTMEVFDPHFKTWTTQTSMTMVRKIGCYASMNKKIYAMGGGSYGKLYDSVECYDPKTQQWTGLSPLKERRFGSVACGVGQELYVFGGVRSKDSDNPENSQMTTCKSEFYHDEMRRWLYLDDQNLCVQTSSSFVYGAVAIGASIYVVGDLDTGTSYDYVREFRRSSGTWHRTKPMLTSDLCKTACSALRIANCRLFRLQLKQGLFRIRMPNV, from the exons ATGCCCGATCCAGATGCCGTCGCAGGTGGCTCCGTGGTGTCCGACCCACAGCACTCCCAGAAACTTCTCAGGGCCCTCCGCTCCCTCTGTAAAGAGCAGTGTTTTCAAGACTCGGTGCTGGTGTTGGACGGAGAAAGGATTCCAGTCCAGAGGAACATACTGGCCGCGGCTAGTCCCTACATACG AACGAAGCTGAACTACAATCCCCCAAAGGAGGATGGCTCTATCTACACCATCGAGCTGCAGGGCATCTCCGTGCCCATCATGGAGCAGATCCTGGAATACATCTTCACTGGGGAG atcagcctGAGTGAGGACACCATCCAGGACATGGTACAGGCCGCGGACCTCCTCCTGCTCACGGACCTCAAGTCTCTGTGCTGCCAGTTCCTGGAGAGCTGCATCTGCGCCGACAACTGTATTGGCATCCGCCTCTTCTCCCTGCACTACTGCCTGCACCACGTCCACCACTCCGCCACCGACTTCCTCCAGACGCACTTCCGAGACGTGGCTGTCAGCGACGAGTACCGGGAGCTGCCGCCGGAGCGCGTGTGCGAGCTGCTGGCCATGGAGAAGCTCAATGTGGGCAGCGAGAAGCACGTGCTGGAGGCAGCGGTGCGGTGGCTGGGTCACGACCTGGAGGACCGCAGG gtgcacatgaaggaagtgatgtcagcaGTGTGGGTCCAGGGTCTGGACGTGCCCTACCTGAGGGAGCAGGCCTTGGGGGAGCCCCTGAtgagggaggtggtgagggagTACTGCCAGGCCCCTCTAGGGGGCGCCCccctgcagggagaggagatgctGGCTGCCTTCAAACCCCGTGGCTACTCCGAGTGCATCGTCACCGTTGGCGGGGAGGACAGGAC AACCAGGAAGCCGTCTGCTGCGACACGCTGCATGTGCCCCCTCTACGATCTCAACAAGCAGCTCTGGATCGACCTGGAGCCCATGAGCGTCGCTCGGACGGGTCATGGGGCGGTGACTGCAG ATGGCTACCTGTTTGTGATTGGTGGCATGGATGAGACCAAGACGCCGCTGAACAGTGGGGAGAGATATGACCCAGAGTCCAACACTTGGACCGCCATCCCCCCAATGAAACAG gcacgTCAGAACTTTGGCATAGTGGAGATGGATGGCCTGGTGTTTGTTCTGGGAGGTGAGAACGGGGAGACAGAGCTGCTGACCATGGAGGTGTTTGACCCCCACTTCAAAACCTGGACCACCCAGACCAGCATGACCATGGTCCgaaag atCGGCTGCTATGCCTCCATGAATAAGAAGATCTATGCCATGGGTGGCGGCTCGTACGGGAAGCTGTACGACTCAGTGGAGTGCTACGACCCAAAGACCCAACAGTGGACTGGGCTGAGCCCCCTAAAGGAGAGGag GTTCGGCTCCGTGGCGTGCGGCGTGGGCCAGGAGCTGTACGTGTTCGGGGGCGTTCGGAGCAAGGACTCGGACAACCCCGAGAACAGCCAGATGACCACCTGCAAGTCCGAGTTCTACCATGACGAGATGAgaag gtggctgtaTCTGGACGACCAGAACCTGTGTGTCCAAACCAGCTCCTCCTTTGTGTACGGAGCTGTTGCCATCGGAGCCAGCATTTATGTGGTGGGGGACCTGGACACTG GTACGAGCTACGACTATGTACGGGAGTTCCGTCGCAGCTCGGGGACCTGGCACCGCACCAAGCCcatgttgacctctgacctctgcaaGACGGCCTGCTCGGCCCTGCGCATCGCCAACTGTCGTCTGTTCCGTCTGCAGCTCAAACAAGGCCTTTTTAGGATCCGCATGCCCAACGTGTAG